The Styela clava chromosome 2, kaStyClav1.hap1.2, whole genome shotgun sequence genome contains a region encoding:
- the LOC120335874 gene encoding ammonium transporter Rh type B-A-like isoform X2: MAANTRGKATAVLIIAQILFVVLFGLFVDYAPTASQQTNNTHHDPEHVKLESLYPMFQDIHVMILIGFGFLMTFLAHHGFGSVGFNFMLTCFVIEWATLINGYFKMIGTGNDRILLDITSFMEADFAVATVLISFGALLGKTSPVQLLVMATLEVIFYNISIYVGVGIFKAIDVGGSIFLHAFGAYFGLAVSRVLYKKAQTQSSKETSIYHSDIFAMIGTIFLWLYWPSFNAGPAADNERHRAVINTILSLSSCTVMTFALSSIVNKDNKLDMVHVQNATLAGGVIMGASADLMIQPFGSLIAGMVAATVSTLGYKYLQPILTEKAKIHDTCGVNNLHGMPGILGAVLSAIVCAAATRETYEKSYDELFPDSRSGTTQGGYQIAALVVALAIALVGGTLTGFLLKMLPGLFDALDENDYYDDAVFWDAVDDQPSILNEETKPESLQARTSKEDEAMAQEQQI; this comes from the exons ATGGCTGC GAACACTCGAGGGAAAGCCACTGCCGTCTTGATAATAGCACAAATTCTTTTCGTCGTATTGTTTGGGTTGTTCGTTGACTATGCTCCAACGGCTTCACAGCAAACAAACAACACTCATCATGATCCCGAACACGTTAAATTAGAGTCACTCTACCCAA TGTTTCAGGACATTCACGTTATGATATTGATCGGTTTTGGATTTCTGATGACGTTTCTTGCTCACCATGGATTCGGGTCAGTCGGGTTCAATTTTATGCTGACATGTTTTGTCATCGAATGGGCGACACTCATCAATgggtattttaaaatgattggAACTGGAAATGACAGAATTTTGCTAGATATTACCAG TTTCATGGAAGCCGACTTCGCCGTGGCCACCGTTCTCATATCATTTGGCGCTTTGCTGGGTAAGACAAGTCCTGTCCAACTTCTTGTTATGGCAACACTTGAGGTCATTTTCTACAATATCAGCATTTACGTTGGCGTCGGTATTTTCAAG GCTATCGACGTTGGAGGATCAATTTTTCTTCACGCATTTGGTGCTTACTTCGGTTTGGCCGTATCTCGAGTTCTTTACAAGAAGGCTCAAACTCAGAGCAGTAAGGAGACATCCATTTACCACTCTGACATTTTTGCTATGATCG GTACGATTTTTCTTTGGCTGTACTGGCCCAGCTTCAATGCGGGTCCTGCTGCTGACAACGAGCGCCACCGTGCAGTCATCAACACAATACTCAGTCTCTCTTCTTGTACAGTGATGACATTTGCTCTATCTTCTATCGTCAACAAAGACAATAAACTTGACATG gTTCATGTTCAAAACGCTACATTGGCTGGTGGCGTTATAATGGGAGCATCTGCCGATTTGATGATTCAGCCATTTGGTTCTTTAATTGCTGGTATGGTAGCTGCAACTGTTTCAACTTTGGGATATAAGTACCTGCAG CCGATTCTCACGGAAAAAGCCAAAATTCACGACACGTGCGGCGTCAACAATCTTCACGGTATGCCCGGTATTTTGGGAGCTGTTTTGAGTGCAATTGTCTGTGCTGCTGCTACAAGAGAGACATATGAGAAAag TTACGACGAACTATTTCCGGACTCCCGAAGCGGAACGACACAAGGCGGTTATCAGATTGCAGCTTTGGTCGTTGCTTTAGCGATAGCGTTAGTTGGCGGAACACTCACcggatttttattgaaaatgttgCCTGGACTTTTCGACGCCCTCGATGAGAATGATTACTACGATGACGCAGTATTTTGGGAT GCTGTGGACGATCAGCCTTCGATCTTGAACGAGGAGACAAAACCTGAATCTTTACAAGCCAGGACAAGTAAAGAAGACGAAGCAATGGCACAGGAACAACAAATTTAA
- the LOC120335874 gene encoding ammonium transporter Rh type B-A-like isoform X1 encodes MGLKQRQREAYNTNTRGKATAVLIIAQILFVVLFGLFVDYAPTASQQTNNTHHDPEHVKLESLYPMFQDIHVMILIGFGFLMTFLAHHGFGSVGFNFMLTCFVIEWATLINGYFKMIGTGNDRILLDITSFMEADFAVATVLISFGALLGKTSPVQLLVMATLEVIFYNISIYVGVGIFKAIDVGGSIFLHAFGAYFGLAVSRVLYKKAQTQSSKETSIYHSDIFAMIGTIFLWLYWPSFNAGPAADNERHRAVINTILSLSSCTVMTFALSSIVNKDNKLDMVHVQNATLAGGVIMGASADLMIQPFGSLIAGMVAATVSTLGYKYLQPILTEKAKIHDTCGVNNLHGMPGILGAVLSAIVCAAATRETYEKSYDELFPDSRSGTTQGGYQIAALVVALAIALVGGTLTGFLLKMLPGLFDALDENDYYDDAVFWDAVDDQPSILNEETKPESLQARTSKEDEAMAQEQQI; translated from the exons GAACACTCGAGGGAAAGCCACTGCCGTCTTGATAATAGCACAAATTCTTTTCGTCGTATTGTTTGGGTTGTTCGTTGACTATGCTCCAACGGCTTCACAGCAAACAAACAACACTCATCATGATCCCGAACACGTTAAATTAGAGTCACTCTACCCAA TGTTTCAGGACATTCACGTTATGATATTGATCGGTTTTGGATTTCTGATGACGTTTCTTGCTCACCATGGATTCGGGTCAGTCGGGTTCAATTTTATGCTGACATGTTTTGTCATCGAATGGGCGACACTCATCAATgggtattttaaaatgattggAACTGGAAATGACAGAATTTTGCTAGATATTACCAG TTTCATGGAAGCCGACTTCGCCGTGGCCACCGTTCTCATATCATTTGGCGCTTTGCTGGGTAAGACAAGTCCTGTCCAACTTCTTGTTATGGCAACACTTGAGGTCATTTTCTACAATATCAGCATTTACGTTGGCGTCGGTATTTTCAAG GCTATCGACGTTGGAGGATCAATTTTTCTTCACGCATTTGGTGCTTACTTCGGTTTGGCCGTATCTCGAGTTCTTTACAAGAAGGCTCAAACTCAGAGCAGTAAGGAGACATCCATTTACCACTCTGACATTTTTGCTATGATCG GTACGATTTTTCTTTGGCTGTACTGGCCCAGCTTCAATGCGGGTCCTGCTGCTGACAACGAGCGCCACCGTGCAGTCATCAACACAATACTCAGTCTCTCTTCTTGTACAGTGATGACATTTGCTCTATCTTCTATCGTCAACAAAGACAATAAACTTGACATG gTTCATGTTCAAAACGCTACATTGGCTGGTGGCGTTATAATGGGAGCATCTGCCGATTTGATGATTCAGCCATTTGGTTCTTTAATTGCTGGTATGGTAGCTGCAACTGTTTCAACTTTGGGATATAAGTACCTGCAG CCGATTCTCACGGAAAAAGCCAAAATTCACGACACGTGCGGCGTCAACAATCTTCACGGTATGCCCGGTATTTTGGGAGCTGTTTTGAGTGCAATTGTCTGTGCTGCTGCTACAAGAGAGACATATGAGAAAag TTACGACGAACTATTTCCGGACTCCCGAAGCGGAACGACACAAGGCGGTTATCAGATTGCAGCTTTGGTCGTTGCTTTAGCGATAGCGTTAGTTGGCGGAACACTCACcggatttttattgaaaatgttgCCTGGACTTTTCGACGCCCTCGATGAGAATGATTACTACGATGACGCAGTATTTTGGGAT GCTGTGGACGATCAGCCTTCGATCTTGAACGAGGAGACAAAACCTGAATCTTTACAAGCCAGGACAAGTAAAGAAGACGAAGCAATGGCACAGGAACAACAAATTTAA